In Candidatus Methanosphaera massiliense, the following are encoded in one genomic region:
- a CDS encoding flavodoxin family protein, translated as MKAVTLITSCRRNGNSKKIVDRLTIGIEDAGGSNEVLFLDDYNIHCCTGCGKCKQGGGCVLNDDLNELLDKIRASDYFIFSAPIYFGDLAGQSKIFLDRMGSAGSDPELEMKEKKTAIVLTHFSDTINDFVIENTHRGIVTANFKVNKIIDVGGLLGKQFTEDELEGYEDIGYELEDYEIIPHKLDLINNTVDDSL; from the coding sequence ATGAAAGCAGTAACTTTAATAACTTCATGTAGACGTAATGGAAATTCTAAGAAAATTGTGGATAGATTAACCATTGGAATTGAAGATGCTGGAGGATCTAATGAGGTTTTATTCCTTGATGATTATAACATTCACTGTTGTACCGGCTGTGGAAAGTGCAAGCAAGGTGGTGGATGTGTATTAAATGATGATTTAAATGAACTTCTTGATAAGATTAGAGCATCTGATTATTTCATATTCTCAGCACCAATATATTTCGGTGATTTAGCAGGACAATCAAAGATATTTCTTGATAGAATGGGCTCTGCAGGTAGTGACCCTGAGTTAGAAATGAAAGAGAAGAAAACAGCTATTGTGCTAACACATTTTTCAGATACTATAAACGATTTTGTCATAGAAAATACTCATAGAGGTATAGTGACTGCTAACTTTAAAGTTAATAAGATTATTGATGTTGGGGGATTGCTAGGAAAACAATTTACTGAGGATGAACTTGAAGGCTATGAAGATATTGGATATGAATTAGAAGATTATGAGATTATTCCTCATAAATTAGATTTAATTAATAATACTGTTGATGATAGTCTTTAA
- a CDS encoding queuosine precursor transporter: MNWNFDFTEKQIIITVFFCMAFTISNLITVKIIDLHFLGLEVPAGVLIYPLVYILTNVITEVYGEKTAQKTLALGIAADVLFVFMTTLILVLPSPAFYTGDSSLQFVFTQTPRILIASYISYLAGNLVNARVTTIVNRGTSYLQIKNLGAIALGELIDNIIFIGLAFIGSVPVIDIVIMIFSHWVISLIWNVIAQPFTARTVKWAAKGKPEDTVNA; the protein is encoded by the coding sequence ATGAATTGGAATTTTGATTTCACAGAAAAACAGATAATCATTACAGTATTCTTTTGTATGGCATTCACAATATCAAATCTAATTACTGTTAAAATTATAGATTTACACTTTTTAGGATTAGAAGTACCAGCAGGAGTACTTATTTATCCATTAGTTTATATTTTAACAAATGTAATTACAGAAGTATATGGTGAAAAAACAGCACAAAAAACTTTAGCACTAGGTATAGCTGCTGATGTATTATTCGTATTCATGACAACATTAATATTAGTATTACCATCACCAGCATTCTATACAGGTGATTCAAGTTTACAATTTGTATTTACACAAACACCTAGAATACTAATAGCATCATACATCAGTTATCTAGCAGGTAACCTTGTAAATGCAAGAGTAACAACAATTGTAAACCGTGGAACATCCTATTTACAAATTAAAAACTTAGGAGCAATAGCTCTTGGTGAATTAATTGATAATATAATATTCATAGGATTAGCATTCATAGGATCTGTACCAGTAATTGACATAGTTATCATGATATTCAGTCACTGGGTAATCAGTTTAATATGGAATGTAATAGCACAACCATTCACTGCTAGAACAGTTAAATGGGCTGCTAAAGGAAAACCAGAAGATACTGTTAATGCATAA
- a CDS encoding bifunctional glycosyltransferase/CDP-glycerol:glycerophosphate glycerophosphotransferase, with protein sequence MSNNINSINNPNNKSFKISVIMAVYNTENYLNQAIDSILHQTIGFRENIQLILVNDGSTDDSEDIMRSYQEQYPDNIIVISQENQGQSAARNNGLNYVRGKIVNFLDSDDYISESAFEDVYYFFLENYDKTDVVSIPYYSFGRIEQPHKLNYKYESTRIIDLLEEPDNPQLSASSAFIKYDVLKDFTFSTDLVGSEDALLINMILLNKKTLGVVNSAQYYYRKRKDASSTIDVIYKIKEGYTDRLENYFMELINYSISKVGYVPEFIQYTLAYDLQWIIQLPNLKYVFDKKGEIPEFWKIMNDVISYIEDDAIINNRGIVSNQHKSFLIYLKNLELRYEIKDDDIVLMSADHQLDKLKDHSLHIDIIEIKNNTLNISGYTHTHFKSDKITIQAVINNNSDRYLGKMVHYPTRDNVKFLSIPWTLIYNFDIKIPLDVVMNSQVKIKVNYHIDGDTSNFSRDNLISDYLEIKFSKNARLSKTSIYSVRDSKVILFKNNSFYISKYDFFSILRHERSIFKKILQEKKFGYKEILKIKLLYLLKHFLKGYRKPIYLFMDRPEQGDDNGEHLFKHALTCNDNIRKYFIVEEDSKTFKPVSRLGEVVPYKSLKHKLLFLFADKIITSHPDEPVINPFFSYSPNKDERHFISGLGNAEIYFLQHGVTKDNISPYLKKYDKNLSLIVTVSDKEHDSFMDDGYNYDENIIQTLGFPRFDNLESHPCKQILIIPTWRDYLEGNEDLFINSGYYTKLNNLLNDERLIKLAKEYGYKIVFKPHPRLMHKINEKTNKRYIDLIKFNQYIRLSTDDLYQELFSESSLLITDYSSVFFDFAYLKKPVIYYHPNNDYHHSKSYFDYDKMGFGSVEMNDKSLINKIAEYLENDCEMEDIYKQRIDQFFKFKDKHNSQRVYDWIKNH encoded by the coding sequence TTGTCGAATAACATAAATTCAATTAATAATCCGAATAATAAGTCGTTTAAGATTTCAGTAATAATGGCTGTATATAATACAGAAAATTATCTGAATCAAGCTATTGATTCGATTCTACATCAAACAATAGGCTTTAGAGAAAATATACAACTTATATTGGTTAATGATGGTAGCACTGATGATTCAGAGGATATCATGAGAAGTTACCAGGAACAGTATCCTGATAATATAATTGTTATATCGCAGGAAAATCAGGGGCAGTCCGCTGCTCGTAATAATGGTTTAAACTATGTTAGAGGTAAGATTGTTAACTTCTTAGATAGTGATGACTACATATCAGAATCCGCATTTGAGGATGTTTACTACTTCTTTTTAGAAAACTATGATAAAACAGATGTTGTATCAATACCATATTATTCATTTGGTAGAATTGAACAACCTCATAAACTAAATTATAAATATGAATCAACTAGAATAATTGATTTACTAGAAGAACCAGATAATCCACAATTATCCGCATCTTCTGCATTCATAAAATATGATGTACTTAAAGACTTTACTTTTTCAACAGATTTGGTAGGATCTGAGGACGCTTTACTTATAAATATGATTCTATTAAACAAGAAAACATTAGGTGTAGTTAATTCTGCACAATACTACTATCGAAAAAGAAAAGATGCTAGTTCTACAATAGATGTTATCTACAAGATAAAAGAAGGTTATACAGATAGATTAGAGAACTATTTCATGGAACTAATAAACTATTCTATATCAAAGGTAGGTTATGTTCCAGAATTTATCCAGTACACATTAGCATATGATTTACAGTGGATAATACAACTTCCAAACCTAAAATATGTCTTTGATAAAAAAGGAGAAATACCTGAATTTTGGAAGATAATGAATGATGTAATTAGTTACATTGAAGACGATGCTATAATTAATAACAGAGGTATAGTTTCAAACCAACATAAATCATTCCTAATATATCTAAAAAACTTAGAACTAAGATATGAGATAAAAGATGATGATATTGTATTAATGTCAGCAGATCATCAATTAGATAAACTTAAAGACCATTCATTACATATAGATATAATAGAAATTAAAAATAACACGCTAAATATATCGGGATATACTCATACTCACTTTAAATCAGATAAAATAACAATACAAGCAGTAATTAATAATAATTCAGATAGATATCTAGGAAAAATGGTACATTATCCAACTCGTGATAATGTTAAATTCTTATCAATACCATGGACATTAATTTACAATTTTGACATAAAAATACCATTAGATGTTGTAATGAATTCACAAGTCAAAATTAAAGTGAATTACCACATTGACGGAGATACAAGTAATTTCAGCAGGGACAACTTAATCTCTGATTATCTAGAAATAAAATTCTCAAAAAATGCAAGATTATCTAAAACAAGCATATACTCTGTCAGAGATTCAAAAGTTATACTGTTTAAAAATAATTCATTTTATATTAGTAAATATGATTTCTTTTCAATACTTAGACATGAAAGAAGCATATTTAAAAAGATATTACAAGAAAAAAAATTTGGATACAAAGAAATTCTAAAAATTAAACTATTATATCTACTAAAACATTTTTTAAAGGGATATAGAAAGCCAATTTATCTTTTCATGGATCGTCCAGAGCAAGGTGATGATAATGGTGAACACCTATTTAAACACGCGTTAACTTGTAATGATAACATAAGAAAATATTTCATAGTGGAAGAGGATTCTAAAACATTTAAACCAGTATCACGATTAGGTGAAGTAGTACCCTACAAATCACTAAAACATAAATTATTATTCCTATTTGCAGATAAAATTATTACTTCACATCCTGACGAACCAGTAATTAATCCATTTTTCTCATACAGTCCAAATAAGGATGAAAGACATTTTATCAGTGGTCTTGGAAATGCTGAGATATACTTTTTACAACATGGAGTGACAAAGGATAACATTTCACCTTATCTTAAAAAGTATGATAAGAACTTATCATTAATAGTAACAGTATCTGACAAAGAACATGATTCATTTATGGATGATGGATATAATTATGATGAAAATATTATTCAAACACTAGGATTTCCACGATTTGATAATCTGGAAAGTCATCCATGTAAACAAATATTAATTATTCCAACATGGCGTGATTATCTTGAAGGAAATGAAGATTTATTCATAAATTCAGGATATTATACTAAATTAAACAATCTATTAAATGATGAAAGATTAATAAAATTAGCAAAAGAATATGGCTATAAAATAGTATTCAAGCCACATCCACGTTTAATGCATAAAATAAACGAAAAAACTAATAAAAGATATATTGATTTAATAAAATTTAATCAGTATATTAGATTAAGTACAGATGATTTATATCAAGAATTATTCAGCGAATCATCATTATTAATCACTGATTACTCATCAGTATTCTTTGATTTTGCATATTTAAAGAAACCAGTAATATATTATCATCCAAATAATGATTATCATCACTCAAAAAGTTACTTTGATTATGATAAGATGGGATTTGGTAGTGTTGAGATGAATGATAAATCATTAATTAATAAAATAGCTGAATATCTTGAAAATGATTGTGAAATGGAAGATATATATAAACAGAGAATTGACCAGTTTTTTAAATTTAAGGATAAACATAATTCACAGCGTGTCTATGATTGGATAAAGAATCACTAG
- the dtd gene encoding D-aminoacyl-tRNA deacylase produces the protein MRLVIQRVNNAKVEVDNKVVGNIDKGYMVLVGFGKHDTRKEADYMVNKIMHLRVFEDDEGRMNLNINDVQGELLLIPQFTLYGDVSHNNRPSFSNAMNPEDAEKLFDYYCDKCSDYVHVERGIFGAFMNVSLENNGPVTILADKEYKK, from the coding sequence ATGAGATTAGTTATACAGAGAGTAAACAATGCAAAGGTTGAAGTAGATAATAAAGTAGTAGGTAATATTGATAAGGGCTACATGGTACTAGTAGGCTTTGGTAAACATGATACTAGAAAGGAAGCTGACTACATGGTTAATAAAATTATGCATCTACGCGTATTTGAAGATGATGAGGGACGTATGAACCTAAATATTAATGATGTTCAAGGAGAGTTATTATTAATTCCACAATTTACATTATATGGTGATGTTAGTCATAATAACAGACCCTCCTTTTCTAATGCTATGAATCCGGAGGATGCTGAGAAGTTATTTGATTATTATTGTGATAAGTGTAGTGACTATGTTCATGTTGAAAGAGGTATTTTTGGAGCTTTCATGAATGTTAGCTTGGAGAATAATGGTCCTGTAACAATTCTTGCTGATAAAGAATATAAAAAATAA
- a CDS encoding 4Fe-4S dicluster domain-containing protein: MTRDEYGRASDCIKCGACVEQCPQHMDIPKYMKEVSEEFDPAADATNEIFS, encoded by the coding sequence ATAACAAGAGATGAATATGGTAGAGCATCTGATTGTATAAAATGTGGAGCATGTGTAGAACAATGTCCACAACACATGGATATACCAAAATATATGAAAGAAGTATCAGAGGAATTTGACCCAGCAGCAGATGCAACTAATGAAATATTTAGCTAA
- a CDS encoding aldo/keto reductase, which translates to MERTGVEYFDYYMLHNLCSWTDKALDIADCFKFIADKKEVGQIKNIGISMHDNSKYLEKILKEHPK; encoded by the coding sequence ATAGAAAGAACAGGAGTAGAATACTTTGATTATTATATGTTACACAACCTCTGCTCATGGACAGATAAAGCATTAGATATAGCTGATTGCTTCAAATTCATAGCAGACAAAAAAGAAGTAGGACAAATAAAAAACATTGGAATATCAATGCACGATAACTCTAAATACCTGGAAAAAATCCTAAAAGAACACCCGAAATAG
- a CDS encoding aldo/keto reductase: MKKFGFGMMRLPQIDENPEHIDQEQLNKIIDTYMENGYNYFDTAYPYHNGKSEVAFKEGVVKRYPRESYIISDKFPLFFVKKPEI, from the coding sequence ATGAAAAAATTCGGATTCGGAATGATGAGATTACCTCAAATAGATGAAAACCCTGAACACATAGACCAAGAACAATTAAATAAAATAATAGATACCTACATGGAAAATGGATACAACTACTTCGACACAGCATACCCTTACCATAATGGAAAAAGTGAAGTAGCATTTAAAGAAGGAGTAGTAAAAAGATATCCAAGAGAATCCTACATAATTTCAGATAAATTTCCACTATTCTTTGTTAAAAAACCAGAGATTTAG
- a CDS encoding DUF308 domain-containing protein yields MDIGNWEINTPAIIMILLGILALIFPAASTQTIGIIVGILFLLIAIVLIIAGFAEIAVSRAFAGFTLIIAILCILLSYFLMFNPASVAILVSVIIYLLGIIMIIVGIFNLVTGQLFKPLSAMGITGLIFGILFIVIGVFVRNPTVLGIIVGLWLIISGILSIYGDNDKNYIDI; encoded by the coding sequence ATGGACATCGGTAATTGGGAGATTAACACACCTGCAATAATCATGATATTATTAGGTATTTTAGCATTAATCTTTCCAGCTGCATCAACTCAGACTATAGGTATAATAGTAGGTATATTATTCTTATTAATAGCAATTGTTTTAATCATAGCAGGTTTTGCTGAGATTGCTGTTTCAAGAGCTTTTGCAGGTTTTACATTGATAATAGCGATATTATGTATATTATTAAGTTATTTCTTAATGTTTAATCCGGCATCAGTTGCAATACTTGTAAGTGTAATAATATATTTACTTGGTATTATAATGATTATAGTTGGAATATTTAACTTAGTAACAGGTCAACTATTTAAACCATTAAGTGCAATGGGTATCACCGGATTAATATTTGGTATATTATTCATAGTAATAGGAGTCTTTGTAAGAAATCCTACTGTATTAGGTATAATAGTTGGTCTATGGCTAATAATATCAGGAATACTATCAATTTATGGAGATAATGATAAAAATTATATAGACATCTAA
- a CDS encoding SAP domain-containing protein, whose protein sequence is MDSVGMDKINDLTEGPLFDEFIKATGLTSDDAMYLKNQLIDDYNNYRINEDSVEDRLNELVNTILISKGYDIGLDPEEKLLTYYYNQDYTLMHCTVCGNPILYNDNYCSKCGSRTQYHSNTSLGFFNNRKINNIPDNNTIQEDFSDNTVNEIMFDDNVFKYAIVTYLNILNDPSSDNLDDNTFNYYNTTIDDVKQFSLDNNLINESVTKENFLSLANGLSVSQLKQILSGYKIDTNGNKIDLITRLIDNLNITNLKKIFDTRAYILTSQGLNLIIDNPQIYFYNKFLKTYSLEKFQQLYQENKDTLNLSQIGLLYMNNYRKEYANKLKWGLYKNTYYVDYNIFKYTNKKNPQLLSLLKILTCDINLWEDNILDKDSLLLAPAITNNICKIVYDEKIQQSDLKEFFIKAVDSLEIPALLLSKEAMFQYLIKIINKEPLDKIQEEIKEKYNNLESKYHFDNLTQQQEVVYTINTLIN, encoded by the coding sequence ATGGATTCAGTAGGTATGGATAAAATAAATGATTTAACAGAAGGTCCATTATTTGATGAGTTTATCAAGGCAACAGGTCTAACAAGTGATGATGCAATGTATCTTAAAAATCAATTAATAGATGATTATAATAATTATAGAATCAATGAAGATAGTGTGGAAGACCGTTTAAATGAATTAGTTAATACTATCTTAATTAGCAAGGGATATGATATTGGTTTGGATCCTGAGGAGAAACTCTTAACTTATTACTATAATCAAGATTATACATTAATGCATTGCACAGTATGTGGTAATCCAATACTCTATAATGATAATTACTGTAGCAAGTGTGGTAGTAGAACACAATATCATTCTAATACAAGTTTAGGCTTCTTTAATAATAGAAAGATTAATAATATTCCTGATAATAATACAATTCAAGAGGATTTCTCAGATAATACTGTAAATGAAATAATGTTTGATGATAATGTATTTAAGTATGCTATTGTAACGTATTTAAATATTTTAAATGATCCAAGTAGTGATAATTTGGATGATAACACATTTAACTACTATAATACCACTATTGATGATGTGAAACAGTTCTCATTAGATAATAATCTGATTAATGAAAGTGTTACTAAAGAGAATTTTCTCTCATTAGCAAATGGACTTAGTGTATCTCAATTAAAACAAATATTATCTGGCTATAAAATAGATACTAATGGAAATAAAATAGATTTAATAACACGTTTAATTGATAATCTTAATATAACAAATCTTAAAAAGATATTTGACACTAGAGCATATATATTGACTTCACAGGGATTGAATTTAATTATAGATAATCCACAGATATACTTCTACAATAAATTTCTAAAAACATACTCCTTAGAAAAATTTCAGCAACTATACCAGGAAAACAAAGATACATTGAATCTATCACAAATAGGCTTATTATACATGAATAACTATCGAAAGGAATATGCAAATAAACTAAAATGGGGATTATACAAGAATACATACTATGTAGACTATAATATATTCAAATATACAAATAAGAAAAACCCACAATTACTAAGCTTACTGAAAATACTCACATGTGATATAAACCTATGGGAAGACAACATACTTGATAAAGATTCACTACTACTAGCACCAGCAATAACAAATAATATATGTAAAATAGTTTATGATGAAAAGATACAACAAAGTGATTTGAAAGAATTTTTCATAAAAGCAGTAGATAGTCTTGAAATACCTGCATTACTCTTATCAAAAGAAGCAATGTTCCAATACTTAATAAAAATAATAAATAAAGAGCCACTTGATAAAATACAGGAAGAAATAAAAGAAAAATATAATAATTTAGAATCCAAGTATCATTTTGATAATCTAACACAACAACAGGAAGTAGTATATACTATTAATACCTTAATTAACTAA
- a CDS encoding zinc ribbon domain-containing protein gives MKYSKYCSYCGTENYPLLKYCINCGSVLKSRRIKDGAEYNDSDTFFTNENLSKLVDTELTEDIYNKIIRSIRDMGLMNLNRYSNEPCLNKLIKLVKQYSKVGYDKADGVYGYYNYNSIYIDNDLNESMKICTLIHELSHHLFSEIFEQLIMYFLDSRKTDFIEGFVAYMVLIDQYHKVANEYLAYTCEGYFTNNIAKDYESVVQILAMNNLDSNIVEQMYVLGNSIADDVINILKTFFDENFLKEINYIFKKDHMIPSTGHSELNNKPKYKTGKEKMKAIKSIIINTFNELSQSPSGIITVYMLSGNFEQANRG, from the coding sequence ATGAAGTATAGTAAATATTGTTCATATTGTGGTACTGAGAATTATCCACTATTAAAGTATTGTATAAACTGTGGCTCTGTCTTGAAATCTAGAAGAATAAAAGATGGAGCTGAATATAATGATAGTGACACGTTCTTTACAAATGAGAATCTGTCTAAACTTGTTGATACTGAGTTAACTGAAGATATTTATAATAAAATAATACGTAGTATCCGTGATATGGGTTTGATGAATCTTAATAGATATAGTAATGAACCTTGTCTTAATAAGCTAATAAAACTTGTAAAACAATACTCTAAGGTAGGATATGATAAGGCAGATGGAGTTTATGGATATTATAATTATAATAGTATCTATATTGATAACGATTTGAATGAATCAATGAAAATTTGTACATTAATACATGAATTATCTCACCACTTATTTAGTGAGATATTTGAACAATTAATTATGTACTTTTTAGATTCTAGAAAAACAGACTTTATTGAGGGTTTTGTAGCTTACATGGTACTGATTGACCAGTATCATAAAGTTGCTAATGAATATCTTGCTTATACATGTGAGGGATATTTCACTAATAATATTGCTAAGGATTATGAATCTGTCGTGCAAATATTAGCTATGAATAACCTGGATAGTAATATCGTAGAGCAGATGTATGTTTTAGGCAATTCTATTGCTGATGATGTTATTAATATTTTAAAAACCTTCTTTGATGAAAATTTTTTAAAAGAAATTAATTATATTTTTAAGAAAGATCATATGATTCCTAGTACCGGACATTCAGAGTTAAATAATAAACCTAAATATAAAACCGGAAAGGAGAAGATGAAAGCTATTAAATCTATCATTATTAATACTTTTAATGAGCTTAGTCAGAGTCCAAGTGGTATAATTACTGTATATATGTTATCAGGTAACTTTGAACAAGCAAACAGAGGTTAG
- a CDS encoding MTH1187 family thiamine-binding protein — protein MITADFAILPVGIDNTECKEFVTKAVQAIKDSGLNYQLTGMGTQIEADNYKELYTAIAKAQEAVFTAGTGRVYTVIKVDDRRDVENRTLNAKIKTVNDMLE, from the coding sequence ATGATAACAGCAGATTTTGCAATATTACCAGTTGGAATAGATAATACAGAATGTAAAGAATTTGTAACAAAAGCAGTTCAAGCAATAAAAGATTCAGGATTAAATTATCAGTTAACAGGTATGGGAACTCAAATTGAAGCAGATAATTATAAAGAATTATATACTGCAATAGCTAAAGCTCAGGAAGCAGTATTTACTGCTGGAACTGGTAGAGTATATACTGTTATTAAAGTTGATGATAGAAGAGATGTTGAAAATAGAACATTAAATGCAAAGATTAAAACTGTTAATGATATGCTTGAATAA
- the thiM gene encoding hydroxyethylthiazole kinase has translation MTKIDKEKLCECSKTIEKLRTKCPLIHCITNYVTINDCANAVLAIGGSPSMANETPEMKEFVEIAGTTVINLGTLLEDQIEPMQVAATHTKETGTPLVLDPVAVGVSKLRNDTTIDIINRSSVSVIRGNMSEIKAIGYLYDIIEDNAKAKGVDVADDDIINKMNMKENCEIIKKIASNLNTIIAVSGPVDMISDGKDVYLIDNGEPIMSKITGSGCMLTCVIGSFTAVTNPLDAAIMGSLSMAIAGEKAYRKVQINNEGSGSFRTYLIDELYKMNEETIMKYGKLYKI, from the coding sequence ATGACAAAGATAGATAAAGAAAAATTATGTGAATGTAGTAAAACAATAGAAAAACTACGAACTAAATGTCCACTAATACATTGTATAACAAATTATGTTACAATAAATGACTGTGCTAATGCAGTACTAGCAATAGGTGGATCTCCTTCCATGGCAAATGAAACTCCTGAAATGAAAGAATTTGTTGAAATTGCAGGAACAACAGTTATCAATCTAGGAACACTATTAGAAGACCAGATAGAACCTATGCAAGTAGCAGCAACACATACAAAAGAAACAGGAACCCCCTTAGTATTAGACCCAGTGGCTGTTGGTGTATCAAAACTAAGAAATGATACAACAATAGATATTATAAACAGGTCATCTGTCTCAGTTATAAGAGGAAACATGTCTGAAATCAAGGCAATAGGCTACTTATATGATATCATTGAGGATAATGCTAAAGCAAAAGGAGTAGATGTAGCTGATGATGATATTATAAATAAAATGAATATGAAGGAAAACTGTGAGATTATAAAAAAAATAGCCAGCAATTTAAATACTATAATAGCTGTATCTGGACCCGTAGATATGATTTCTGATGGAAAAGATGTTTACTTAATAGATAATGGTGAACCAATCATGTCAAAAATCACGGGTAGCGGCTGTATGTTAACCTGTGTAATAGGCTCATTTACAGCTGTTACTAACCCATTAGATGCTGCAATTATGGGTAGTTTATCAATGGCAATAGCTGGAGAAAAAGCTTATAGAAAAGTACAGATTAACAATGAAGGGAGTGGATCCTTTAGAACATACCTCATTGATGAATTATATAAGATGAATGAAGAAACTATAATGAAATATGGAAAATTATATAAAATTTAA